In Lonchura striata isolate bLonStr1 chromosome 2, bLonStr1.mat, whole genome shotgun sequence, a single genomic region encodes these proteins:
- the CD4 gene encoding T-cell surface glycoprotein CD4, which yields MQPCGTALSCMPAAFLLLHLGLISSMAQQNEFQTGLTGGEVTLNCTGIPSDSQLFQDATVVSWKYSDTLLWRMEKNTRYWKKPSFITGRANIKMQYKQLCVWNLKLSDAGIYTCEYGTHKVHTSLHIFKLTISLDGHFLQNEVPELILIQNSSSPLPDLSIVLFDSDNNRIIPEIKSKSRQKYIVKLKKLEIMDSGTWVCQVHSDSPLINRNISFAVNVLGFQNPDLERKYATVDSTVILSWHLNSQNIKWKEGFTGQLNWKQQESAKSHKLLDFNVTAQGQLHETKKSNNFLFEIPERKPEGTIEVKLPKVHFNHSGQYQCQLEYQGRYSQSKIELVVMKVSANPAGPLSRGANMTLTCQVSGQLPPNAYLRWERVNGTEMDMKNSKQREVKLEVNISAAGLWSCHLIEGSDKKISFHYHVEDASVWIKYVRIGASIGGSLLAFALGCLCIISGISWQRRRQRTKRMAQARQYLLENKTCQCQQ from the exons ATGCAGCCGTGcggcacagccctgagctgcatgcctgctgccttcctgcttCTGCATCTGG GCCTGATCTCCAGTATGGCTCAGCAAAATGAATTCCAGACTGGACTTACAGGAGGAGAGGTGACCCTGAACTGCACAGGCATACCTTCTGATTCACAATTATTTCAGGATGCCACAGTTGTGAGCTGGAAGTACTCTGATACTCTTCTATGGCGTATGGAAAAGAATACTAGATATTGGAAAA AACCATCTTTCATTACTGGCCGAGCTAACATCAAGATGCAATATAAGCAACTGTGCGTGTGGAATCTGAAGCTCTCCGATGCCGGCATCTACACCTGTGAATACGGCACTCACAAAGTCCACACCTCACTGCACATCTTTAAAT tgaCAATCTCTTTGGATGGGCATTTTCTGCAGAATGAAGTCCCTGAACtgattttaattcaaaattcatCCAGTCCTCTTCCTGATCTCAGCATTGTATTGTTTGACAGTGACAATAACAGAATAAtaccagaaataaaaagcaagagCCGTCAAAAATACATAGTGAAATTAAAGAAACTGGAGATTATGGACAGCGGGACCTGGGTGTGTCAGGTCCATTCAGACTCTCCATTGATTAATCGGAACATCTCCTTTGCTGTGAATGTATTAG GTTTTCAGAATCCAGATTTGGAAAGAAAGTATGCAACTGTTGATAGCACTGTCATCTTGTCATGGCATCTGAACTCCCAGAATATAAAATGGAAAGAAGGTTTCACAGGACAGCTGAATTGGAAACAACAGGAAAGTGCAAAATCTCATAAACTGCTTGATTTCAATGTCACAGCACAAGGACAGCTGCATGAGACTAAAAAAAGCAACAACTTTCTGTTTGAGATACCTGAAAGAAAACCTGAAGGTACCATAGAAGTGAAGCTCCCCAAAGTCCATTTCAACCATTCTGGCCAGTACCAGTGCCAGCTGGAGTACCAAGGAAGATATTCACAGAGCAAGATAGAGCTGGTGGTGATGAAAG TCTCAGCTAACCCTGCTGGGCCACTCTCCAGAGGAGCCAACATGACCCTGACCTGCCAGGTCTCTGGACAGCTCCCACCCAATGCCTACTTGCGCTGGGAACGTGTGAATGGCACTGAGATGGACATGAAGAACTCAAAGCAGCGTGAAGTAAAGTTGGAGGTGAACatcagtgctgcagggctgtggagcTGTCACCTCATAGAAGGCAGTGACAAAAAGATCAGCTTTCATTACCACGTGG AGGACGCTTCTGTTTGGATTAAATATGTGAGAATTGGAGCAAGCATTGGAGGCAGCTTATTGGCGTTTGCCCTTGGGTGCTTGTGCATCATCAGTGGTATAAGCTGGCAGCGGAGAAGG CAACGGACAAAAAGGATGGCACAAGCAAGACAATACTTGCTGGAAAACAAGACATGTCAGTGCCAACAGTAA